A single window of Candidatus Acetothermia bacterium DNA harbors:
- a CDS encoding ribonuclease H-like YkuK family protein, with amino-acid sequence MDDECSYHSPSLGKISFDEVIDEILAMIAAEPDDRYEMIVGTDSQTYYDDAEYVSAIVVHRVGKGGRYFWRRVHERRPASLRDRIYREAWLSYETAQALIAALKERGVFGFHLEIHVDVGRGGRTRELVEEVVGMILGVGFPVRTKPDAYAASTVADKYT; translated from the coding sequence ATGGATGATGAGTGTAGCTATCACAGTCCAAGTCTGGGAAAGATTTCCTTCGACGAGGTCATCGACGAGATCCTGGCGATGATCGCTGCCGAGCCCGATGACCGCTACGAGATGATCGTGGGCACCGATTCCCAAACCTACTACGACGATGCCGAGTACGTGTCGGCGATCGTCGTTCACCGCGTGGGGAAGGGCGGCCGCTACTTCTGGCGCCGGGTCCACGAGCGCCGCCCGGCCAGCCTGCGCGACCGCATCTACCGCGAGGCGTGGCTGTCGTACGAGACGGCCCAGGCGCTGATCGCCGCGCTGAAGGAGCGTGGGGTGTTCGGGTTCCACCTCGAGATCCACGTCGACGTGGGCCGGGGCGGCCGCACCCGGGAACTCGTGGAGGAGGTGGTGGGGATGATCCTTGGCGTCGGGTTCCCCGTGCGGACCAAACCCGACGCCTACGCCGCCTCCACCGTGGCCGACAAGTACACGTGA
- a CDS encoding UDP-N-acetylmuramoyl-L-alanyl-D-glutamate--2,6-diaminopimelate ligase produces the protein MPTLADLLFGMAPVEVTGLSWDSRRVRPGDLFFALPGTRADGHAFIGDAIVRGAAAVVGERPLVKLPVPYALVPDARAALAQAACAFYDHPTRRIPTIAVTGTNGKTTVVHLLGQLLPACEALTTVRVEREGLSCVTTPEAPDLQRLAARAVGGGRKFFAFEASSIGLAQHRVDGVHLAAAVFTNLGRDHLDFHRTHETYLAAKLRLFAMLPPGGIAVVNAEDLHGARFLAVSRGRPVRYGIGHGDVRAEGLRPTPDGAEFRLVTPDGSADVRLPFPGVHNVRNALAAAATAWALGEPVDALAERLSRAELPPGRFQRLRTAGGAQAVVDYAHTPEALAQMVATLRPTARRLIVVFGASGEADRGKRPLMGEAVGRRADLAVITADNPKSEDPGKIAEAVAHGVRAAGGRYVVVLDRRQAIRRAVEEAGPGDVVLIAGKGHERYQLTADGPVPYSDLEVLLSEHSAALERA, from the coding sequence GTGCCGACGCTGGCCGATCTTCTGTTCGGAATGGCCCCGGTCGAGGTGACCGGGCTCAGTTGGGATTCCCGCCGTGTCCGGCCCGGGGACCTGTTCTTCGCCCTGCCCGGGACCCGGGCCGATGGCCATGCGTTCATCGGTGACGCCATCGTCCGCGGCGCGGCGGCGGTGGTAGGGGAACGCCCTTTGGTCAAGCTCCCCGTGCCCTACGCCCTCGTTCCCGATGCGCGGGCGGCGCTGGCCCAGGCGGCGTGCGCCTTCTACGACCACCCCACGCGCCGCATCCCCACGATCGCCGTCACCGGGACCAACGGCAAGACCACGGTCGTCCACCTCCTCGGGCAACTCCTCCCCGCTTGCGAGGCCCTGACCACGGTGCGGGTGGAGAGGGAGGGGCTATCCTGTGTGACCACCCCCGAAGCGCCCGACCTCCAGCGCCTGGCCGCCCGGGCGGTGGGCGGGGGAAGGAAGTTCTTCGCGTTCGAGGCCTCCTCGATCGGCCTCGCCCAGCACCGGGTGGACGGGGTGCACCTGGCGGCGGCGGTGTTCACCAACCTCGGCCGCGATCACCTCGACTTCCACCGCACACACGAGACATACCTCGCCGCCAAGCTCCGCCTGTTCGCGATGCTCCCCCCAGGCGGAATCGCGGTGGTGAACGCGGAGGACCTCCACGGCGCCCGGTTCCTTGCCGTGTCCCGCGGGCGGCCGGTGCGGTACGGGATCGGGCACGGGGACGTGCGGGCGGAGGGGCTGCGGCCAACCCCGGATGGGGCCGAGTTCCGGCTGGTCACGCCGGACGGGTCTGCCGACGTGCGGCTTCCCTTCCCAGGGGTGCACAACGTGCGGAACGCCCTGGCCGCAGCGGCCACGGCGTGGGCCCTCGGCGAGCCGGTGGACGCGCTGGCCGAGCGGCTGTCGCGGGCCGAGCTCCCTCCTGGGCGGTTCCAGCGCCTGCGCACCGCGGGCGGGGCTCAGGCGGTGGTGGACTACGCCCATACCCCCGAGGCCCTGGCCCAGATGGTGGCCACACTGCGCCCGACCGCGCGCCGGTTGATCGTGGTGTTCGGGGCGAGCGGGGAGGCGGACCGGGGGAAACGGCCGCTGATGGGGGAGGCGGTGGGCCGCCGCGCCGACCTCGCGGTGATCACCGCCGACAACCCCAAGTCCGAGGACCCGGGGAAGATCGCCGAGGCCGTGGCCCATGGGGTGCGTGCGGCTGGAGGGCGGTACGTGGTGGTGCTGGACCGCCGCCAGGCAATCCGCCGGGCGGTAGAGGAAGCGGGGCCGGGCGACGTGGTGCTCATCGCCGGGAAGGGCCACGAGCGGTACCAGCTCACCGCCGACGGCCCAGTGCCCTACTCCGACCTAGAGGTGCTCCTCTCGGAGCACTCAGCGGCGCTCGAGCGAGCGTAG